The Vibrio sp. SNU_ST1 genome has a segment encoding these proteins:
- a CDS encoding U32 family peptidase, which translates to MKYALGPLLYFWPKQDVESFYEQAKSSSADIIYLGEAVCSKRREMKAKHWMDIAKELSDSGKQVVLSTMALLEAPSEVNIMKKYIDNGDFAIEANDVSAIQLASESKVPFVVGPAVNTYNARTLNLFLKQGMTRWCMPVELSREWLSNVMTQCEELNIRNKFEVEVFSHGYLPLAYSARCFTARAENKAKDDCETCCIKYPTGLQVESQEGQSVFNLNGIQTQSGYCYNLVNDLPSMHDLVDVVRLSPLGIDTFSEINNFRANEQGQKPMKIESRQCNGYWHQLAGLDVKNI; encoded by the coding sequence ATGAAATACGCATTAGGCCCTCTACTTTATTTTTGGCCAAAACAAGATGTTGAAAGCTTCTATGAACAAGCGAAATCAAGCTCTGCCGACATCATCTACCTCGGTGAAGCGGTGTGCTCAAAGCGCCGTGAGATGAAAGCAAAACACTGGATGGACATAGCAAAAGAGCTGTCTGATTCAGGTAAGCAAGTGGTACTTTCAACCATGGCATTGCTAGAAGCCCCAAGCGAAGTCAACATCATGAAGAAGTACATTGATAACGGTGACTTCGCCATTGAAGCCAATGATGTATCTGCGATTCAACTGGCAAGTGAAAGTAAGGTGCCTTTTGTTGTTGGCCCTGCGGTGAACACCTACAATGCACGCACTCTGAACCTGTTCTTGAAACAAGGTATGACGCGTTGGTGTATGCCCGTTGAGCTTTCTCGCGAGTGGCTAAGCAACGTGATGACACAGTGCGAAGAGCTTAATATACGTAATAAGTTCGAAGTAGAAGTGTTTAGCCATGGCTACTTACCTCTAGCTTACTCTGCACGTTGCTTTACAGCCCGTGCAGAGAACAAAGCCAAAGACGATTGCGAAACCTGCTGCATCAAGTACCCAACAGGCCTGCAGGTCGAAAGCCAAGAAGGCCAATCGGTATTTAACCTTAATGGTATCCAGACGCAATCAGGTTACTGTTACAACCTAGTCAATGATCTGCCGAGCATGCACGACCTTGTTGATGTGGTTCGTTTAAGCCCACTCGGTATCGATACCTTCTCTGAAATTAATAATTTCAGAGCGAACGAGCAAGGTCAAAAACCGATGAAGATTGAAAGCCGCCAGTGCAATGGCTACTGGCATCAGCTTGCGGGTTTAGACGTTAAAAACATCTAG
- a CDS encoding MATE family efflux transporter — MSNSINRQFWRYTIPTVAAMLVNGLYQVVDGIFIGRYVGADGLAGINVAWPVIGSILGIGMLVGVGTGALVSIRQGEKDTQGAKQILATGLTLLLAITPIVSALLFLFADNFLLWQGAEERVYELGLQYLHILIGASVFTLGSIAMPFLLRNDDSPNLATILMIVGAVINIALDYLFIAQLGWELKGAALATAIAQFVVTGLGLAYFFSRRANLRLSWNELRLKLDVIPQIFAIGTSSFFMYAYGSMMVALHNALFSQYGDQLMIGAYAILGYIVTVYYLTAEGIANGMQPLVSYNHGARNQANIRKLLKIAMMSSVLIGVAFVLLLNAFPREFVSVFNSDEPQLVEYTVLGIRLHMFALALDGFLVVAGAYYQAVNKGSKAMFVMLGNMLIQLPFLYIMPKLYGVPGIWVAYPLSNIALSAVVVVMLYKDVKKLDVSPMETAAV, encoded by the coding sequence ATGAGTAACTCAATTAATCGCCAGTTTTGGCGATACACAATTCCTACTGTGGCTGCCATGTTGGTTAATGGCCTGTACCAAGTGGTGGATGGCATCTTCATTGGCCGCTATGTGGGGGCTGATGGACTTGCAGGTATCAATGTTGCGTGGCCTGTGATTGGTTCGATTCTCGGTATTGGTATGTTGGTGGGTGTAGGTACAGGTGCGCTTGTCTCGATTCGCCAAGGTGAAAAAGATACTCAAGGCGCTAAGCAGATCTTAGCAACAGGTTTAACCTTGTTGTTGGCGATAACACCTATTGTTTCTGCATTGCTGTTTTTGTTTGCTGATAACTTCTTGCTTTGGCAGGGCGCAGAAGAGAGAGTGTATGAACTTGGCCTGCAATACTTACACATTCTGATTGGCGCGAGTGTGTTCACGCTAGGTTCGATCGCGATGCCGTTTTTACTGCGTAACGATGACAGCCCGAACTTAGCCACAATACTGATGATTGTCGGTGCGGTGATCAATATAGCTCTGGATTATCTGTTTATTGCTCAGCTTGGTTGGGAGTTGAAGGGTGCAGCATTGGCAACCGCGATTGCTCAGTTTGTAGTAACAGGTTTGGGGTTAGCTTACTTCTTCTCACGTCGAGCAAACCTGCGCTTGAGTTGGAATGAACTGAGACTGAAGCTTGATGTGATTCCACAAATCTTTGCCATTGGTACATCAAGCTTCTTTATGTACGCTTACGGTTCGATGATGGTCGCGCTGCACAATGCGTTATTCTCCCAATATGGCGATCAGTTGATGATCGGTGCTTACGCTATTTTGGGCTACATAGTGACGGTCTATTATCTCACGGCTGAAGGTATCGCCAACGGCATGCAACCATTGGTGAGTTATAACCATGGTGCGCGTAACCAAGCGAATATCCGTAAGCTACTTAAGATTGCGATGATGAGTTCGGTATTGATTGGTGTGGCGTTCGTGCTGCTTCTGAACGCGTTCCCACGTGAGTTTGTGTCAGTCTTTAACTCAGATGAACCTCAGCTAGTTGAGTACACCGTGTTGGGTATTCGATTGCACATGTTTGCACTGGCGCTTGATGGCTTCTTAGTGGTAGCGGGTGCTTACTATCAGGCGGTCAACAAAGGCAGTAAAGCGATGTTTGTCATGCTAGGCAATATGCTTATTCAGTTACCTTTCTTGTACATTATGCCTAAGTTATACGGTGTGCCGGGGATCTGGGTTGCGTACCCACTGTCTAATATCGCGTTAAGTGCGGTGGTGGTGGTGATGCTCTACAAAGATGTAAAGAAGCTCGATGTCTCACCGATGGAAACAGCAGCGGTATAG
- a CDS encoding MarR family winged helix-turn-helix transcriptional regulator, which yields MLNQNLEKIERFASKIWRTQVNEDPICQLSFNEYDYLKVIQASPEPIRLTDLAIEMQVTKPSATTMVQRLERKGLVERKPSLEDARSKLVVLTQKAEVGLEEESKIYQVMAQVLESRLSEQESQQLNLLLNKALK from the coding sequence ATGCTGAACCAGAATTTAGAAAAGATTGAGCGCTTCGCCTCTAAGATATGGCGCACTCAGGTGAATGAAGATCCCATCTGCCAATTGAGCTTCAACGAATATGACTATTTGAAGGTCATTCAGGCTTCTCCAGAACCAATTCGATTGACTGATCTTGCCATTGAAATGCAAGTAACTAAGCCTTCTGCAACCACTATGGTTCAAAGGCTTGAGAGAAAAGGCCTTGTCGAACGCAAACCGTCTCTTGAAGATGCGAGATCTAAGTTGGTGGTTTTGACCCAAAAGGCTGAAGTGGGTTTAGAAGAAGAAAGCAAGATCTATCAGGTCATGGCACAGGTACTGGAAAGTCGTTTGTCTGAGCAAGAGTCTCAGCAGCTAAACCTGTTATTAAATAAAGCTTTGAAGTAA
- the nlpI gene encoding lipoprotein NlpI yields MKWFQTASMCLLLVLTGCATTSDNTSRWVYPPMAVPLQPSVQQEVQIARLSQLLQRPDLNDEVRAKMLFERGNYYDSVGLRDLARLDFNQSLSLNPAQPDIFNLLGVYFTQVGEFDAAYESFDSTLELDPANSYAERNRSIALYYGERYDLANEEMMKHYTDDPSDPFSALWLYIIQHELTPEQALLDLQKRYESRDEQWGWVLVAIMLDDITEEQAFKAILTGTRDNTLLAQRLTETYFYLAKRYHMNGDYANAISLYKLSVSFNVYEYVEHRYSFLELSRIFTTLKAEHLAKVKLAEAEEAKAK; encoded by the coding sequence GTGAAATGGTTTCAAACCGCGAGTATGTGTTTACTGCTTGTACTGACAGGTTGTGCGACAACATCAGATAACACCTCACGCTGGGTTTATCCACCAATGGCTGTGCCGCTGCAACCAAGCGTTCAGCAAGAAGTTCAAATTGCACGTCTTAGTCAATTATTGCAGCGCCCGGATTTGAACGATGAAGTTCGAGCTAAGATGCTGTTTGAACGTGGTAACTATTACGACAGTGTTGGCCTGCGTGATCTAGCGCGTCTCGACTTCAACCAATCTCTTTCATTGAACCCTGCTCAACCTGATATCTTCAACCTTTTGGGTGTTTACTTTACGCAGGTAGGGGAGTTTGATGCGGCTTATGAATCTTTTGATTCTACGTTAGAGCTTGATCCTGCAAACTCTTACGCAGAAAGAAATCGCTCTATCGCACTCTACTACGGCGAGCGCTATGACTTAGCCAATGAAGAGATGATGAAGCACTACACCGATGATCCTAGCGATCCGTTTAGCGCTCTGTGGCTTTACATCATTCAGCATGAACTCACGCCAGAGCAAGCCCTGCTTGATTTGCAAAAACGTTACGAGAGCCGTGATGAGCAGTGGGGTTGGGTATTAGTCGCGATTATGCTTGATGACATTACTGAAGAGCAGGCTTTTAAGGCGATCTTGACCGGTACTCGTGACAACACGTTACTTGCGCAGCGCCTGACAGAGACATATTTCTACCTTGCTAAGCGTTACCACATGAATGGGGACTACGCGAATGCGATCTCTCTGTACAAGTTGTCAGTTTCTTTCAATGTGTATGAATATGTAGAGCATCGTTACTCTTTCTTAGAGCTAAGCCGTATATTTACTACTCTTAAAGCCGAGCACTTAGCAAAAGTTAAGTTGGCTGAGGCCGAAGAAGCTAAAGCTAAGTAA
- the pnp gene encoding polyribonucleotide nucleotidyltransferase produces MFEKPVVKSFQYGNHTVTLETGVMARQATAAVMATMDDTSVFVSVVAKKEAVAGQDFFPLTVNYQERTYAAGKIPGGFFKREGRPSEGETLTARLIDRPIRPLFPSAFKNEVQVIATVVSINPDVNPDMITMIATSAALAISGAPFNGPIGAARVGHIDGELVLNPSNTELENSKLDLVVSGTEGAVLMVESEADNLSEEEMLSAVVYGHDQQQVVIKAINEFAAEVATPSWNWEAPAVNTELKAQVAELAETRLSDAYQITEKMARYEQVGAIKNDTVEALIAQDENLDEREIRGMLGSLEKNVVRSRIIAGNPRIDGREKDMVRALDVRTGVLPRTHGSSLFTRGETQALVTATLGTQRDAQIIDSLMGEKKDNFLLHYNFPPYCVGETGFVGSPKRREIGHGKLAKRGIQAVMPSVDEFPYTVRVVSEITESNGSSSMASVCGTSLALMDAGVPIKASVAGIAMGLVKEGDDFVVLSDILGDEDHLGDMDFKVAGTNAGITALQMDIKIEGITKEIMQIALNQAQGARKHILSVMDEAISGAREDISEFAPRIHTMKISSDKIKDVIGKGGAVIRALCEETGTTIEIEDDGTIKIAATEGAAAKEAIRRIEEITAEVEVGRIYQGKVARLADFGAFVTILPGKDGLVHISQIADKRVEKVSDYLTEGQEVPVKVLEIDRQGRVRLSMKEAVETPAEGEAPAAE; encoded by the coding sequence ATGTTTGAAAAACCAGTTGTAAAGTCATTCCAGTACGGTAACCACACCGTTACTCTAGAAACGGGCGTAATGGCACGTCAAGCTACTGCTGCTGTAATGGCGACTATGGACGATACATCAGTATTCGTTTCTGTTGTTGCTAAAAAAGAAGCTGTTGCGGGTCAAGATTTCTTCCCTCTAACAGTCAACTACCAAGAGCGTACATACGCTGCGGGTAAAATCCCTGGTGGTTTCTTTAAGCGTGAAGGTCGTCCATCTGAAGGCGAAACACTAACAGCTCGTCTGATTGACCGTCCAATTCGTCCACTTTTCCCAAGTGCGTTTAAAAACGAAGTTCAAGTTATCGCTACGGTTGTTTCTATCAACCCTGACGTAAACCCAGACATGATCACTATGATCGCAACGTCTGCTGCACTTGCTATCTCTGGTGCTCCATTCAATGGTCCTATCGGTGCAGCACGTGTTGGTCACATCGACGGTGAACTTGTTCTTAACCCATCAAATACTGAGCTTGAAAACTCTAAACTAGACCTAGTTGTGTCTGGTACAGAAGGCGCAGTACTTATGGTTGAATCTGAAGCAGATAACCTATCTGAAGAAGAAATGCTTTCAGCTGTTGTTTACGGTCACGACCAACAACAAGTTGTAATCAAAGCAATCAACGAGTTTGCTGCTGAAGTTGCAACTCCATCTTGGAACTGGGAAGCGCCAGCAGTTAACACTGAGCTTAAAGCTCAAGTTGCTGAACTTGCTGAAACTCGTCTATCTGACGCGTACCAGATCACTGAGAAAATGGCTCGTTACGAGCAAGTTGGCGCAATCAAGAACGACACTGTTGAAGCTCTAATTGCACAAGACGAAAACCTAGATGAGCGCGAAATCCGCGGCATGCTTGGTTCTCTAGAGAAAAACGTAGTACGTAGCCGCATCATTGCTGGCAACCCACGTATCGATGGCCGTGAAAAAGACATGGTTCGTGCTCTAGACGTACGTACTGGTGTTCTTCCACGTACACACGGTTCTTCTCTATTCACTCGTGGTGAAACTCAAGCACTTGTTACTGCAACGCTTGGTACACAACGTGATGCACAAATCATCGACAGCCTAATGGGTGAGAAGAAAGACAACTTCCTTCTACACTACAACTTCCCTCCATACTGTGTAGGTGAGACTGGTTTCGTTGGTTCTCCTAAGCGTCGTGAAATTGGTCACGGTAAGCTTGCTAAACGTGGTATCCAAGCAGTAATGCCTTCTGTTGACGAATTCCCATACACAGTTCGTGTTGTATCGGAAATCACAGAATCTAACGGTTCTTCTTCAATGGCTTCTGTATGTGGTACATCTCTAGCACTTATGGATGCTGGTGTTCCAATCAAAGCTTCTGTTGCGGGTATCGCAATGGGTCTTGTTAAAGAAGGCGACGATTTCGTAGTTCTTTCTGACATCCTTGGCGACGAAGATCACCTAGGTGACATGGACTTTAAAGTAGCAGGTACTAACGCTGGTATCACTGCACTTCAAATGGACATCAAGATCGAAGGTATCACTAAAGAGATCATGCAAATTGCTCTTAACCAAGCGCAAGGTGCACGTAAGCACATCCTTTCTGTTATGGATGAAGCTATCTCAGGTGCTCGTGAAGATATCTCTGAATTCGCTCCACGTATCCACACAATGAAAATCAGCTCTGATAAGATCAAAGATGTTATCGGTAAAGGCGGCGCAGTTATCCGTGCTCTTTGTGAAGAAACAGGTACTACAATCGAAATCGAAGACGATGGCACAATCAAGATTGCTGCTACTGAAGGCGCAGCTGCTAAAGAAGCTATCCGTCGTATCGAAGAGATCACAGCTGAAGTTGAAGTTGGCCGCATTTACCAAGGTAAAGTTGCTCGTCTAGCTGACTTCGGTGCATTCGTTACTATCCTTCCAGGTAAAGATGGTCTAGTACACATCTCTCAAATCGCTGATAAGCGCGTTGAGAAAGTGTCTGACTACCTAACTGAAGGTCAAGAAGTACCAGTTAAGGTTCTTGAAATTGACCGTCAAGGCCGTGTACGTCTAAGCATGAAAGAAGCAGTTGAAACGCCAGCTGAAGGCGAAGCACCTGCTGCTGAGTAA
- the rpsO gene encoding 30S ribosomal protein S15: protein MSLNAETKAAIVAEYAQSEGDTGSPEVQVALLTASINHLQGHFKAHKHDHHSRRGLLRMVSSRRKLLDYLKGKNLTRYQDLIKRLGLRR from the coding sequence ATGTCTCTGAATGCAGAAACTAAAGCAGCAATCGTTGCAGAATACGCACAATCTGAAGGCGACACAGGTTCACCAGAAGTACAAGTAGCACTACTTACTGCTTCTATCAACCACCTACAAGGTCACTTCAAAGCGCACAAACACGATCACCACAGCCGTCGTGGTCTATTACGTATGGTTTCTAGCCGTCGTAAGCTTCTTGATTACTTGAAAGGCAAAAACCTTACTCGTTACCAAGACCTAATCAAGCGTCTAGGCCTACGTCGCTAA
- the truB gene encoding tRNA pseudouridine(55) synthase TruB, translating to MARRRKGRPINGVILLDKPTGISSNDALQKVKRIYFAEKAGHTGALDPLATGMLPICLGEATKFSQFLLDSDKRYVVIAKLGERTNTSDSDGEVVETRDVNVTQEQLERCIASFKGETDQIPSMFSALKYQGKPLYEYARAGIEVPRESRKITVYSIELLRFEGDEVEMEVHCSKGTYIRTITDDLGEMLGCGAHVTMLRRTGVAKYPYDRMVTLEQLNEILEQAQAQEIAPKELLDPLLMPMDTAVEDLPEVNLNAELTDLVQHGMPVQVSGAPTEGTVRMTSGEEKLFVGVAQIAEDGRVAPKRLVVFRDEEPQA from the coding sequence ATGGCTCGCCGTCGTAAAGGTCGCCCTATCAACGGGGTAATTCTGTTAGATAAGCCAACGGGCATTTCGTCTAATGATGCACTGCAAAAAGTAAAACGTATTTACTTTGCAGAGAAGGCAGGGCACACCGGTGCTCTTGATCCTCTTGCGACTGGCATGCTGCCAATTTGTCTTGGTGAAGCAACGAAGTTCTCTCAGTTTCTTCTAGATTCTGATAAGCGCTACGTAGTAATTGCTAAGCTTGGTGAGCGTACCAATACCTCTGACTCTGATGGTGAAGTGGTAGAGACACGTGATGTTAACGTGACTCAAGAACAGCTTGAGCGTTGCATTGCGAGCTTCAAGGGTGAAACCGATCAGATACCATCAATGTTTTCGGCATTGAAGTATCAAGGTAAGCCTTTGTACGAATACGCACGTGCAGGTATCGAGGTGCCTCGTGAGTCTCGTAAGATCACTGTGTACTCTATTGAACTGCTTCGCTTTGAAGGTGATGAAGTTGAAATGGAAGTGCATTGTTCAAAAGGTACTTACATCCGCACAATTACCGACGATCTTGGTGAAATGCTAGGTTGTGGTGCTCATGTGACCATGCTTCGCCGTACTGGTGTCGCTAAGTATCCGTACGATCGTATGGTGACTTTGGAGCAGTTGAACGAGATCCTAGAGCAAGCGCAGGCGCAAGAAATTGCACCCAAAGAGCTGCTTGATCCACTATTAATGCCAATGGACACAGCCGTTGAAGACTTACCAGAAGTTAACTTAAACGCGGAACTGACTGACCTAGTTCAGCACGGTATGCCCGTTCAGGTTTCTGGTGCGCCAACTGAAGGTACGGTTCGCATGACAAGTGGTGAAGAGAAACTGTTTGTTGGTGTTGCTCAGATTGCTGAAGATGGCCGAGTTGCACCGAAGCGTTTGGTTGTTTTCAGAGATGAAGAGCCCCAAGCATAA
- the rbfA gene encoding 30S ribosome-binding factor RbfA: MSKEFSRTQRVSQQLQKELALILQREVRDSRIGMVTISDVEVSRDLAYAKVFVTFLCIGEQTPESCLAALKEHEVPVRMALGKRIRHRLTPEVRFTYDNTLVEGMRMSNLVSEVLNDDKRKQEESGRTDETQSKGEE, encoded by the coding sequence ATGTCAAAAGAATTTAGCCGCACACAACGTGTGTCTCAGCAGCTTCAAAAGGAGCTTGCGCTTATCCTACAACGTGAAGTTCGTGACTCACGTATCGGTATGGTAACTATCTCAGACGTAGAAGTGTCTCGTGACCTTGCTTACGCAAAAGTGTTCGTTACTTTCCTATGTATCGGTGAGCAAACACCTGAATCATGTCTTGCTGCTCTTAAAGAGCATGAAGTGCCAGTTCGTATGGCTCTTGGTAAGCGTATTCGTCACCGTCTAACGCCTGAAGTACGTTTTACTTACGACAACACACTAGTAGAAGGCATGCGTATGTCTAACTTAGTAAGTGAAGTTTTAAACGACGATAAGCGTAAGCAAGAAGAGTCTGGCCGTACTGACGAAACTCAGTCTAAGGGTGAAGAGTAA
- the infB gene encoding translation initiation factor IF-2 has product MTQLTVKALSEEIGTPVDRLIEQLADAGMKKAGSDQVTDSEKQTLLTHLKKEHGDTSGETEPTRLTLQRKTRSTLSVAAGGGKSKDVQVEVRKKRTYVKRSTIEDEAKREAEEVANREAEEKAQRDAEEQAKRDAAEKAQREAEAKVTREADAKREAEEKAQRAQAEKAKKDMNSKNADANAQAKKEADELKARQEQEATRKAEAEAAKLVEEARKLAEENQERWSEEEKKKKEQEKSADYHVTTSTYAREAEDAADKKDEKAPRRRKKKPAPATQPGNNRGGRNQRGRGGKGKLAKPTSMQQGFDKSATVAKSDVAIGETIVVSELASKMSVKATEVIKVMMKMGAMATINQVIDQETAQLVAEEMGHKVILRKENELEEAVLADRDSDAIAEGRAPVVTIMGHVDHGKTSTLDYIRKAHVASGEAGGITQHIGAYHVDTDNGMITFLDTPGHAAFTAMRARGAQATDIVVLVVAADDGVMPQTIEAIQHAKAAGVPLIVAVNKIDKEGANPDNVKNELAQYDVIPEEWGGENIFVHISAKQGTNIDGLLESILLQSEVLELTAVKEGMASGVVVESRLDKGRGPVATVLVQSGTLNKGDIVLCGQEYGRVRAMRDENGKDIETAGPSIPVEILGLSGVPASGDEATVVRDERKAREVANYRQGKFRDVKLARQQKAKLENMFANMTAGEVAELNVVLKADVQGSVEAIADSLLKLSTDEVKVNIVGSGVGGITETDATLAAASNAIILGFNVRADATARNTVQNENLDLRYYSIIYQLIDEVKQAMGGMLAPEFRQEIIGLAQVRDVFKSPKLGAIAGCIVTEGTIKRSNPIRVLRENVVIYEGELESLRRFKDDVQEVKNGYECGVGVKNYNDVRVGDQIEVFEIVEVKRTLD; this is encoded by the coding sequence ATGACACAATTAACAGTTAAAGCACTGAGTGAAGAGATTGGTACGCCAGTTGACCGCTTAATTGAACAACTTGCTGATGCAGGCATGAAGAAAGCAGGGTCGGACCAAGTGACTGATTCAGAGAAGCAAACATTGCTAACGCACCTTAAAAAGGAGCACGGCGATACTTCTGGTGAAACAGAACCGACTCGTTTAACTCTTCAACGCAAGACCCGCAGCACGCTAAGTGTTGCTGCTGGAGGCGGTAAGAGTAAGGATGTTCAAGTTGAGGTACGTAAAAAGCGTACTTACGTGAAGCGCAGCACTATTGAAGATGAAGCGAAACGTGAAGCTGAGGAAGTAGCTAATCGTGAAGCGGAAGAGAAAGCACAACGCGATGCTGAAGAGCAAGCGAAACGTGATGCTGCAGAGAAAGCACAGCGCGAAGCCGAAGCAAAAGTAACACGTGAAGCGGATGCAAAACGTGAAGCTGAAGAGAAGGCTCAACGCGCACAAGCTGAAAAGGCTAAAAAAGACATGAATTCAAAAAATGCAGACGCTAACGCACAAGCGAAAAAAGAAGCGGATGAACTTAAAGCTCGTCAAGAGCAAGAAGCAACTCGTAAAGCCGAAGCTGAAGCAGCTAAGCTTGTTGAAGAAGCTCGTAAGTTAGCAGAAGAGAACCAAGAACGTTGGTCTGAAGAAGAGAAGAAGAAGAAAGAGCAAGAGAAATCTGCGGATTACCATGTGACGACTTCTACTTACGCTCGTGAAGCTGAAGATGCGGCAGACAAAAAAGACGAGAAAGCACCTCGTCGTCGCAAGAAGAAACCAGCTCCAGCAACTCAACCTGGCAATAACCGTGGTGGTCGTAACCAACGTGGTCGTGGCGGTAAAGGTAAGCTTGCTAAACCAACTTCAATGCAGCAAGGCTTCGATAAGTCAGCGACTGTTGCAAAATCTGACGTTGCTATCGGCGAAACTATCGTTGTTTCTGAACTGGCTAGCAAAATGTCAGTTAAAGCAACTGAAGTTATCAAAGTAATGATGAAGATGGGCGCTATGGCGACTATCAACCAAGTGATCGACCAAGAAACAGCACAACTTGTTGCTGAAGAAATGGGTCACAAGGTAATCCTACGTAAAGAAAACGAACTTGAAGAAGCAGTACTAGCTGACCGTGATAGCGATGCTATCGCTGAAGGTCGTGCTCCTGTTGTTACTATCATGGGTCACGTTGACCACGGTAAAACTTCAACACTTGACTACATTCGTAAAGCACACGTTGCTTCTGGCGAAGCTGGCGGTATCACGCAGCACATTGGTGCTTACCACGTAGATACTGACAACGGCATGATCACGTTCCTTGATACTCCTGGACACGCGGCCTTTACTGCTATGCGTGCTCGTGGTGCTCAAGCGACAGATATCGTTGTACTTGTTGTTGCTGCAGACGATGGCGTAATGCCACAAACAATCGAAGCAATCCAGCACGCGAAAGCGGCAGGCGTTCCTCTGATTGTTGCTGTGAACAAGATCGACAAAGAGGGTGCAAACCCAGACAACGTTAAGAATGAGCTAGCTCAATACGACGTTATCCCTGAAGAATGGGGCGGTGAGAACATCTTCGTTCACATCTCTGCAAAACAGGGTACAAACATTGATGGTCTTCTAGAATCTATCCTTCTTCAGTCTGAAGTTCTTGAGCTTACAGCGGTTAAAGAAGGCATGGCATCTGGTGTTGTTGTTGAATCTCGTCTTGATAAAGGTCGCGGTCCAGTTGCAACAGTACTAGTACAGTCAGGTACTCTAAACAAAGGCGATATCGTTCTTTGTGGTCAAGAGTACGGCCGTGTTCGTGCAATGCGCGATGAAAACGGTAAAGACATCGAAACTGCAGGTCCATCTATCCCTGTAGAAATTCTAGGTCTTTCTGGCGTTCCTGCTTCAGGTGATGAAGCGACTGTTGTACGTGATGAGCGTAAAGCTCGTGAAGTTGCAAACTACCGTCAAGGTAAATTCCGTGATGTTAAACTAGCTCGCCAACAAAAAGCGAAACTAGAGAACATGTTCGCGAACATGACGGCTGGTGAAGTTGCTGAACTTAATGTTGTACTTAAAGCTGACGTTCAAGGTTCTGTAGAAGCGATTGCTGACTCTCTACTGAAACTGTCAACTGACGAAGTTAAAGTGAACATCGTAGGTTCTGGTGTTGGTGGTATTACTGAAACTGACGCAACGCTTGCTGCAGCTTCTAACGCTATCATCCTTGGTTTCAACGTTCGTGCTGACGCAACTGCGCGTAATACAGTTCAGAACGAAAACCTAGATCTACGTTACTACTCAATCATCTACCAACTGATTGACGAAGTTAAACAGGCAATGGGCGGTATGCTTGCTCCTGAATTCCGTCAAGAAATCATTGGTCTTGCACAAGTTCGTGACGTATTTAAGTCGCCTAAACTTGGTGCAATCGCTGGTTGTATCGTTACTGAAGGTACGATTAAGCGTAGCAACCCAATCCGTGTACTTCGTGAAAACGTTGTTATCTACGAAGGTGAACTAGAGTCACTTCGTCGCTTTAAAGATGACGTTCAAGAAGTTAAGAATGGTTACGAGTGTGGTGTTGGCGTTAAGAACTACAACGACGTTCGCGTTGGTGACCAGATCGAAGTATTCGAAATCGTTGAGGTTAAACGTACTCTAGACTAA